Proteins encoded in a region of the Nitrospira sp. genome:
- a CDS encoding glycosyltransferase, giving the protein MKLSVIIPCLNAAGTIATQFEALASQNYSAPWEVIVSDNGSTDDLMKVVKRYESRLPHLRIVDASDKRGQAHGRNIGAKFALGESLIFCDADDEVAPGWLAAMGEALSRYDFVACRIDANKLSPSWVTKQVRHPQASGLQPKGELSYLPHAGGGTLGVKRRIHETVGGFDESLALCEDTDYCWNIQLKGVTLHFVPDAVMYVRLRDTIMGNYRQAVGWGEYRALLYKKHLPLGMPKRTWKQGIVSWKDFVIWFVRSIPQIRDKGDRAVWARRCGAKIGRLKGSIKYRVLAI; this is encoded by the coding sequence ATGAAATTGAGCGTCATCATCCCCTGTTTGAATGCAGCGGGCACCATTGCCACTCAATTCGAAGCCCTTGCGAGTCAGAATTATTCCGCGCCTTGGGAAGTGATCGTTTCGGACAATGGATCGACGGATGATTTAATGAAAGTCGTGAAGAGATACGAGAGCCGTCTTCCGCATCTTCGTATCGTTGACGCATCCGACAAGCGTGGGCAAGCGCATGGCAGGAATATTGGGGCAAAGTTTGCGCTGGGGGAATCGCTTATTTTTTGTGATGCGGATGATGAGGTCGCTCCAGGTTGGCTTGCTGCGATGGGAGAGGCGTTGTCCAGGTACGATTTTGTTGCCTGCCGTATCGATGCGAATAAGCTCAGCCCCTCCTGGGTGACGAAGCAGGTAAGACATCCCCAAGCATCAGGGCTTCAACCGAAGGGGGAGCTCTCCTATCTTCCGCACGCTGGGGGAGGTACTCTTGGAGTGAAACGTCGGATCCATGAAACAGTCGGCGGTTTTGATGAGTCGCTTGCTTTGTGTGAAGATACGGATTATTGCTGGAACATACAGCTGAAAGGGGTGACGCTTCATTTTGTACCCGATGCAGTCATGTATGTTCGCCTAAGGGATACAATTATGGGTAACTATCGGCAGGCTGTTGGATGGGGCGAATATCGTGCGCTCCTTTATAAGAAACATCTTCCCTTGGGGATGCCGAAACGGACGTGGAAACAGGGAATCGTTTCATGGAAGGATTTTGTTATATGGTTTGTGAGAAGCATTCCCCAAATTCGGGACAAAGGCGATCGTGCCGTTTGGGCTCGGCGATGCGGGGCGAAGATCGGACGTTTGAAAGGGAGTATCAAATACAGAGTGTTGGCGATTTGA
- a CDS encoding 6-carboxytetrahydropterin synthase, producing MPTVLLTKRIEFAAAHRYIRTEWDEAKNRATFGRCYNPPAHGHNYLLEVTVSGEIDPRTGMVVNLFDLKRVLLDVIDEFDHKNLNLDMPYFKERIPTSENFAHLLWTKLAAQRDIGTLQTLRLCEDEDLYAEVTAADGLDVAAVTRRYTFNAVQEDHQGRDWDCYVTVRGPIDPATGMVTDIGALDRLVQDTVLKTFDRQDLCQVLGSETVRGEALGKAIWDRLAGRLSGGTLHNIRLVQTRDLSFDYAELSSGR from the coding sequence ATGCCCACTGTTCTGTTGACCAAACGTATCGAGTTCGCTGCCGCGCATCGTTATATCAGGACTGAATGGGATGAGGCGAAGAATCGAGCGACGTTCGGGCGTTGCTATAATCCTCCCGCTCACGGGCATAACTACCTGCTGGAGGTGACGGTCTCCGGCGAGATTGATCCAAGGACCGGCATGGTCGTCAATCTATTCGACCTCAAACGTGTGCTCCTGGACGTGATCGATGAATTTGACCACAAGAACCTGAATCTCGACATGCCGTACTTCAAAGAGCGAATTCCTACCTCCGAAAATTTCGCACACCTGCTGTGGACGAAGTTGGCTGCTCAACGGGATATCGGTACACTCCAGACACTTCGGCTCTGTGAGGACGAAGATCTCTATGCCGAGGTCACTGCAGCCGACGGCCTGGATGTCGCCGCCGTTACCAGGCGGTATACCTTCAACGCGGTCCAAGAAGATCATCAGGGGCGAGACTGGGACTGCTACGTGACGGTTCGCGGGCCAATTGATCCGGCGACGGGTATGGTGACGGACATTGGAGCGCTGGACCGACTGGTGCAGGACACTGTCCTCAAAACTTTCGATCGACAGGACCTCTGTCAGGTGCTTGGATCCGAAACGGTGAGGGGTGAAGCTCTCGGCAAGGCGATCTGGGACCGCCTTGCCGGTCGCCTCTCCGGGGGAACCCTTCACAACATCCGTCTCGTCCAAACCCGCGATCTCTCGTTCGACTACGCCGAACTTTCATCTGGCCGATGA
- a CDS encoding DUF3501 family protein produces MKAITSGDVISYEEYERQRDAFRAKIIALKQRRRISLGPLITVVFENRDTLRFQIQEMIRAERIIDPVKVQDELDVYNALLPEENELSATLLIEITDEAKIKEKLDHFMGLDHGKKVAIVAGGEEAFGEFEGGRSHETKISAVHFVRFRPSAKMKAAFADLTRPVSIRVNHGEYHEEVPVSGSMREEWVVDLKGNAE; encoded by the coding sequence GTGAAGGCAATCACTTCCGGCGATGTCATCTCGTACGAAGAGTATGAACGACAGCGAGATGCCTTTCGCGCGAAGATCATCGCACTGAAGCAACGGCGACGGATTTCTCTTGGCCCCTTGATCACCGTGGTGTTCGAAAATCGGGATACTCTCCGGTTTCAAATTCAGGAAATGATCAGAGCCGAGCGGATCATCGATCCGGTCAAGGTTCAGGATGAGCTCGATGTATACAACGCGCTCTTGCCGGAGGAGAATGAGCTGAGCGCAACTCTGTTGATTGAAATCACTGATGAGGCGAAGATAAAGGAAAAGCTCGATCACTTCATGGGGCTGGATCACGGAAAGAAGGTAGCGATCGTCGCCGGCGGCGAAGAAGCCTTCGGCGAGTTCGAAGGTGGTCGAAGCCACGAAACGAAAATCAGCGCAGTCCATTTCGTCAGATTTCGACCGAGTGCCAAGATGAAAGCCGCCTTTGCGGATCTCACTCGACCCGTTTCAATTCGAGTGAATCATGGTGAGTACCACGAGGAGGTCCCTGTCTCAGGCAGCATGAGGGAAGAATGGGTCGTGGACCTGAAAGGCAATGCTGAGTAG